ACGCGTTGTCATTCCGAAAGAAATTCGAAGGACGCTGCGTATTCGGGAAGGGGATCCCTTAGAGATTTTCGTCGATCGGGACGGGGAAGTGATTCTGAAGAAGTACTCCCCCATCGGAGAACTTGGCGATTTTGCCAAGGAATATGCGGAATCATTAGCTGAAGCCTCAGGACACATCGCGTTGATTGCAGACAGAGATGTCATTATTGCTGTATCAGGTGCCTCGAAAAAGGACTTTCTGGACAAGCCGATTAGCGAAGATGTGGAACAATCGATGGAAGACCGCAAGACCGTCATGGACACGTCACCTGGAGAGTACGCGACAATTCGCGACCGGACAGAACACTTCTCTTCGCGCGTCATCGCGCCGATTGTTGCTGCGGGCGATCCGATTGGGGCCGTCATGCTGCTGTCTCGCGATGACAATGTCAAAATGGGCGCACTGGAACAGAAACTTGCCGAAACTGCCGCGGGATTCTTAGGCAAGCAAATGGAACAATAATAGAAAGTACCTCCGTTCGCAAATGTGGGCTCGCAGTCGTTCGATTGCGAGCTTTTTCGCGTGGATGACAGGCCTGTGTCGGACGACCTGCTGGCAGATAGGACTATCTCCCCGCCCTGGCCCATAGACTGGATGGAGAAACTGTCGAACAAGCATCTGGGTCTGGGGGGACGAGCTTGCAAGCACGCCGGGGATTTGTACATGGCGCAATGTTGTTGGCAGGCGCCGCCATCGTGTCGAAGTTATTGGGTTCGGTATATACCATCCTTCTGCAAAACATCATCGGAGATCACGGCATGGGCCTGTTTCAGATGGCCTACCCCGTTTACGCCACATTGCTCGCCATCGCGACTGCTGGTTTTCCAGTCGCCATTTCGAAAATCGTCTCGGAGCGAATTGCGCTGGGCGATGTCCATGGGGCCAGGCAGACGTTCCGCATGGCGATGGGGCTGCTGACGACCGGCGGCATCGTCTGTTTTGGCCTGCTCTACGGCTTTGCACCCGTGTGGGCGCGGATTGCCGGAGACCCGGGGGCCGAGTGGGCCATTCGGGCCATCGCGCCGGCCCTCCTGCTGGTTCC
Above is a genomic segment from Alicyclobacillus cycloheptanicus containing:
- the spoVT gene encoding stage V sporulation protein T translates to MKATGIVRRIDDLGRVVIPKEIRRTLRIREGDPLEIFVDRDGEVILKKYSPIGELGDFAKEYAESLAEASGHIALIADRDVIIAVSGASKKDFLDKPISEDVEQSMEDRKTVMDTSPGEYATIRDRTEHFSSRVIAPIVAAGDPIGAVMLLSRDDNVKMGALEQKLAETAAGFLGKQMEQ